Proteins encoded in a region of the Cardiocondyla obscurior isolate alpha-2009 linkage group LG18, Cobs3.1, whole genome shotgun sequence genome:
- the Cdk12 gene encoding cyclin-dependent kinase 12 isoform X3 has translation MPSSRDIERAERNGRFRSRRRGSASSDVNRHSFDGVDKRHRRHGKNKSSGKKKKKRSRDKSLETVPTVASSVVKPLVEYSDVSSEDLSEPEAGEIQSEDSRANSYTDGEVPESFLQRRYYGGSPVRALGASPISLSPSPSAQHRHSSGRYSLSNEQQPTTAMHGATPEYEEESRRYARRKEKKHKREKKKKKSLSPSSNSGKKKKRKSKRHSHSISPHHAVAEEIVLSPNREKQSVITSANWSESPPLPLKDNMSPISPATPREQRCPSDVEVEISRQTSRNVTPPSLLLSRQIDSPHTPLMPPCSTTPENLKAGPAAVPKHISPERQKRSPSIHMARRSSISPGPVGINRRRPHSPSPPARRRDHSPPPRRRDFSPTPVLHRLRHSPSPATVRRREFSPSPGSSHRRRTDSGIISPKRRRRDESDRRSHRLYDKDRRDNRKSRATRSPPGGGRLHLPLSRSRSRSPGRWRKLSRSRSRSRPRRSRTPKRSRSPSKSRKPSRKLKSKSPRPRIPSPSVHRSRARSPSSITARNLRGQAKISETSLFAELVKDRNMRELAFKKLQAAKEKVGNQDEVQIIESIDEKDGTGNTSVENKTFTEIKDKSINHKEQHAKSGDSVVDVTDIPIPMSDDGTVAGKTPPLPPTGQSSAAPLSNPIPGMNPLSHGITDTSPNASSMTSNTCPIVVSHSPNFPAPAPTVQPPPPPPPPLPQSAESIPTILAQVSSSIPMSVPPMPPMPILPNMSVPPPPIPPIPVPTPNTIMSKFNPPNNLVQLKSVDPPKPPIVTFTTKSLKRLPLPPGINQNDLESIDSPPSRSPSPPSKAQLKFPASKPLQKKGIKDLPMPPVVPGSEDLSGEDDPNGTPPRLRLERMAPKPKLKRPKILKRRGSRNCYAPMSASGGKDWGERCVDVFEFIAQIGEGTYGQVYKARDKRSGVMVALKKVRLENEKEGFPITAVREIKILRQLNHKNIVNLREIVTDKQDALDFRKDKGSFYLVFEYMDHDLMGLLESGMVDFNEMNNASIMKQLLDGLNYCHSKNFLHRDIKCSNILMNNKGEVKLADFGLARLYNAEDRQRPYTNKVITLWYRPPELLLGEERYGPAIDVWSCGCILGELFSKKPLFQANIDIMQLEMISRVCGTPTPAVWPSVIKLPHWHSLKPKKQHRRRLREDFAFMPGAALDLLDKMLELDPEKRITAADALKSSWLRNVQPEQMPAPQLPTWQDCHELWSKKRKRLLREQQETATAKLPPLLPFPNKGVPTTKDDLSDVGGRSNTTMAIMQNNGK, from the exons ATGCCTAGCAGTCGTGATATTGAACGAGCTGAACGTAACGGGAGATTCCGTTCACGAAGGAGAGGCAGCGCGAGCAGCGACGTAAACCGACACAGTTTTGACGGTGTCGACAAACGACACAGGAGACATGGCAAGAATAAGAGTTccggaaaaaagaagaaaaaacgcTCGCGCGACAAGTCACTAGAGACAGTTCCAACTGTAGCTTCATCCGTCGTGAAACCGTTGGTGGAATATTCTGATGTAAGTAGTGAAGATCTCTCCGAGCCTGAAGCGGGAGAGATACAGTCGGAGGATAGTCGCGCCAATAGTTACACGGATGGAGAAGTACCTGAATCGTTCCTTCAAAGACGATATTATGGCGGTAGCCCGGTTCGCGCCCTTGGAGCATCGCCAATTAGTCTATCTCCATCGCCGTCGGCTCAGCATCGACATTCCAGTGGACGTTACTCCTTGTCGAACGAGCAACAACCGACAACGGCAATGCATGGCGCAACGCCGGAGTACGAAGAAGAGTCGAGACGGTACGCTCggcgaaaagagaaaaagcacAAAcgtgaaaagaagaaaaagaaaagcttaaGTCCGTCGTCAAATTcagggaagaaaaagaaaagaaaatctaaaagGCATTCTCACAGTATAAGCCCGCATCATGCAGTAGCCGAGGAGATTGTTTTAAGTCCAAATCGCGAGAAACAGTCTGTTATTACCTCTGCTAATTGGTCGGAATCACCACCGTTACCACTCAAAGACAACATGTCGCCTATCTCACCGGCTACTCCGCGCGAGCAAAGATGTCCCAGCGACGTAGAGGTGGAAATATCGAGACAGACATCTCGAAACGTAACGCCGCCGTCTCTTTTATTATCACGGCAGATAGACTCACCGCATACGCCACTAATGCCTCCATGCTCTACGACACCGGAGAATTTAAAAGCTGGACCTGCAGCCGTGCCAAAGCACATCAGTCCCGAGCGGCAAAAACGTAGTCCCAGTATTCACATGGCGCGTCGTTCCAGCATTAGTCCTGGGCCGGTTGGTATAAACCGCAGAAGACCACACAGTCCGAGTCCGCCTGCGAGACGAAGGGATCACAGTCCACCGCCGCGGAGAAGAGACTTTAGTCCTACCCCGGTGCTCCACAGACTTAGGCACAGTCCGAGTCCGGCCACCGTTAGACGACGAGAGTTTAGCCCAAGCCCCGGAAGTAGTCACAGACGGCGAACCGACAGCGGAATTATTTCTCCTAAACGTAGAAGACGAGATGAATCTGATCGACGTAGCCATCGACTTTATGACAAGGATAGGCGAGACAATCGGAAATCGAGAGCAACTAGGAGTCCTCCTGGAGGAGGCAG ATTACATTTGCCTCTGtctcgatcgcgatcgcgtagTCCAGGAAGATGGCGAAAACTATCTCGTTCGAGGTCGCGTTCGCGCCCTAGAAGAAGTCGCACTCCAAAAAGATCGCGCTCGCCTAGCAAGTCTCGCAAGCCCTCGAGGAAACTCAAATCAAAGAGCCCACGTCCTAGAATACCTTCTCCCTCTGTTCACAGATCCCGGGCTAGAAGCCCCTCGAGTATTACTGCCAGAAATCTTCGAGGACAAGCAAAGATCAGTGAGACTAGTTTATTTGCAGAACTCGTTAAAGATCGTAATATGAGGGAGCTGGCATTTAAAAAGTTGCAAgctgcaaaagaaaaagtcgGAAATCAAGATGAGGTGCAAATTATAGAGAGCATCGACGAAAAGGATGGTACTGGCAACACATCTgtcgaaaataaaacttttactgAAATTAAGGACAAATCTATAAATCATAAAGAGCAGCATGCAAAAAGTGGCGATAGCGTGGTCGACGTCACCGATATTCCTATCCCCATGAGCGACGACGGCACTGTAGCAGGCAAAACACCACCATTGCCGCCAACGGGTCAGTCAAGTGCTGCACCGCTATCTAATCCAATACCTGGGATGAATCCGCTATCTCATGGAATTACAGATACCTCGCCTAATGCATCATCTATGACATCCAACACCTGTCCGATCGTTGTTTCACACAGCCCGAATTTCCCGGCTCCCGCTCCTACAGTACAaccaccaccgccaccaccaccaccactgCCACAATCTGCCGAATCCATACCGACAATCTTAGCACAAGTATCCTCTTCTATACCTATGTCGGTGCCGCCAATGCCACCGATGCCGATTTTGCCCAACATGTCTGTTCCACCACCACCTATTCCACCAATTCCCGTTCCGACGCCTAATACGATCATGTCAAAATTTAATCCACCTAATAATCTTGTACAACTTAAATCTGTGGATCCTCCGAAACCTCCCATAGTGACGTTTACGACCAAAAGCCTTAAAAGATTACCATTGCCACCTGGTATTAACCAAAATGATTTGGAAAGCATCGATTCTCCGCCAAGCCGTTCTCCAAGTCCTCCCAGTAAAGCACAATTGAAATTTCCAGCATCAAAGCCATTGCAGAAAAAAGGTATTAAGGATCTGCCAATGCCACCag TCGTCCCAGGATCAGAAGATCTAAGCGGTGAGGATGATCCAAATGGAACGCCGCCGCGTCTGAGACTCGAAAGAATGGCACCAAAGCCGAAATTAAAAAGACCAAAAATACTGAAACGTAGAGGATCACGAAACTGTTATGCACCAATGTCGGCTTCCGGTGGTAAGGATTGGGGCGAACGATGCGTCGACGTGTTTGAATTTATTGCGCAAATTGGAGAAGGCACATACGGACAAGTGTATAAAGCACGAGATAAACGATCTGGAGTAATGGTCGCTTTGAAAAAAGTTCGACTTGAAAACGAGAAAGAGGGTTTTCCTATCACGGCAGtgagggaaataaaaattttgcgacAACTTAATCACAAGAACATTGTTAACCTCAGAGAAATCGTCACTGACAAGCAAGATGCTCTAGATTTCCGAAAG GATAAAGGTTCCTTTTATCTAGTTTTTGAATATATGGATCATGACTTGATGGGTTTGCTGGAATCCGGTATGGTGGATTTTAACGAGATGAATAACGCCAGTATCATGAAGCAGTTGTTGGATGGCTTAAATTATTGCCATAGCAAAAATTTCTTACACCGGGATATTAAATGCTCCAATATATTGATGAACAACAA ggGCGAAGTTAAACTGGCCGATTTTGGATTGGCACGACTTTATAATGCAGAGGATAGACAGAGACCGTACACTAATAAAGTAATTACTCTGTGGTATAGACCTCCCGAACTTTTGTTAGGAGAAGAGCGTTATGGGCCTGCAATTGACGTTTGGAGTTGCGGATGTATTTTGGGAGAATTGTTTTCTAAGAAACCTTTATTTCAG gcCAATATAGATATAATGCAATTAGAGATGATCTCTAGAGTCTGTGGGACACCCACTCCTGCTGTTTGGCCTTCTGTGATAAAATTACCACATTGGCATTCACTTAAGCCAAAGAAACAGCATAGAAGACGTCTAAGAGAGGATTTCGCGTTTATGCCAGGAGCAGCCTTAGATCTCCTGGATAAAATGTTAGAACTGGATCCCGAAAAGCGGATAACGGCAGCTGATGCACTTAAAAGTTCTTGGTTGAGAAACGTTCAACCTGAACA gATGCCAGCGCCACAACTTCCGACTTGGCAAGATTGTCATGAGCTTTGGAGTAAAAAACGAAAGCGCTTGTTACGGGAACAGCAAGAGACTGCTACAGCAAAGTTGCCTCCTCTCCTTCCCTTTCCGAATAAAGGAGTTCCTACCACCAAGGATGATCTATCAGATGTCGGAGG TCGTTCAAACACGACGATGGCAATAATGCAGAACAATGGAAAGTAG
- the Cdk12 gene encoding cyclin-dependent kinase 12 isoform X2 — protein MPSSRDIERAERNGRFRSRRRGSASSDVNRHSFDGVDKRHRRHGKNKSSGKKKKKRSRDKSLETVPTVASSVVKPLVEYSDVSSEDLSEPEAGEIQSEDSRANSYTDGEVPESFLQRRYYGGSPVRALGASPISLSPSPSAQHRHSSGRYSLSNEQQPTTAMHGATPEYEEESRRYARRKEKKHKREKKKKKSLSPSSNSGKKKKRKSKRHSHSISPHHAVAEEIVLSPNREKQSVITSANWSESPPLPLKDNMSPISPATPREQRCPSDVEVEISRQTSRNVTPPSLLLSRQIDSPHTPLMPPCSTTPENLKAGPAAVPKHISPERQKRSPSIHMARRSSISPGPVGINRRRPHSPSPPARRRDHSPPPRRRDFSPTPVLHRLRHSPSPATVRRREFSPSPGSSHRRRTDSGIISPKRRRRDESDRRSHRLYDKDRRDNRKSRATRSPPGGGRLHLPLSRSRSRSPGRWRKLSRSRSRSRPRRSRTPKRSRSPSKSRKPSRKLKSKSPRPRIPSPSVHRSRARSPSSITARNLRGQAKISETSLFAELVKDRNMRELAFKKLQAAKEKVGNQDEVQIIESIDEKDGTGNTSVENKTFTEIKDKSINHKEQHAKSGDSVVDVTDIPIPMSDDGTVAGKTPPLPPTGQSSAAPLSNPIPGMNPLSHGITDTSPNASSMTSNTCPIVVSHSPNFPAPAPTVQPPPPPPPPLPQSAESIPTILAQVSSSIPMSVPPMPPMPILPNMSVPPPPIPPIPVPTPNTIMSKFNPPNNLVQLKSVDPPKPPIVTFTTKSLKRLPLPPGINQNDLESIDSPPSRSPSPPSKAQLKFPASKPLQKKGIKDLPMPPVVPGSEDLSGEDDPNGTPPRLRLERMAPKPKLKRPKILKRRGSRNCYAPMSASGGKDWGERCVDVFEFIAQIGEGTYGQVYKARDKRSGVMVALKKVRLENEKEGFPITAVREIKILRQLNHKNIVNLREIVTDKQDALDFRKDKGSFYLVFEYMDHDLMGLLESGMVDFNEMNNASIMKQLLDGLNYCHSKNFLHRDIKCSNILMNNKGEVKLADFGLARLYNAEDRQRPYTNKVITLWYRPPELLLGEERYGPAIDVWSCGCILGELFSKKPLFQANIDIMQLEMISRVCGTPTPAVWPSVIKLPHWHSLKPKKQHRRRLREDFAFMPGAALDLLDKMLELDPEKRITAADALKSSWLRNVQPEQMPAPQLPTWQDCHELWSKKRKRLLREQQETATAKLPPLLPFPNKGVPTTKDDLSDVGGFVHSRSNTTMAIMQNNGK, from the exons ATGCCTAGCAGTCGTGATATTGAACGAGCTGAACGTAACGGGAGATTCCGTTCACGAAGGAGAGGCAGCGCGAGCAGCGACGTAAACCGACACAGTTTTGACGGTGTCGACAAACGACACAGGAGACATGGCAAGAATAAGAGTTccggaaaaaagaagaaaaaacgcTCGCGCGACAAGTCACTAGAGACAGTTCCAACTGTAGCTTCATCCGTCGTGAAACCGTTGGTGGAATATTCTGATGTAAGTAGTGAAGATCTCTCCGAGCCTGAAGCGGGAGAGATACAGTCGGAGGATAGTCGCGCCAATAGTTACACGGATGGAGAAGTACCTGAATCGTTCCTTCAAAGACGATATTATGGCGGTAGCCCGGTTCGCGCCCTTGGAGCATCGCCAATTAGTCTATCTCCATCGCCGTCGGCTCAGCATCGACATTCCAGTGGACGTTACTCCTTGTCGAACGAGCAACAACCGACAACGGCAATGCATGGCGCAACGCCGGAGTACGAAGAAGAGTCGAGACGGTACGCTCggcgaaaagagaaaaagcacAAAcgtgaaaagaagaaaaagaaaagcttaaGTCCGTCGTCAAATTcagggaagaaaaagaaaagaaaatctaaaagGCATTCTCACAGTATAAGCCCGCATCATGCAGTAGCCGAGGAGATTGTTTTAAGTCCAAATCGCGAGAAACAGTCTGTTATTACCTCTGCTAATTGGTCGGAATCACCACCGTTACCACTCAAAGACAACATGTCGCCTATCTCACCGGCTACTCCGCGCGAGCAAAGATGTCCCAGCGACGTAGAGGTGGAAATATCGAGACAGACATCTCGAAACGTAACGCCGCCGTCTCTTTTATTATCACGGCAGATAGACTCACCGCATACGCCACTAATGCCTCCATGCTCTACGACACCGGAGAATTTAAAAGCTGGACCTGCAGCCGTGCCAAAGCACATCAGTCCCGAGCGGCAAAAACGTAGTCCCAGTATTCACATGGCGCGTCGTTCCAGCATTAGTCCTGGGCCGGTTGGTATAAACCGCAGAAGACCACACAGTCCGAGTCCGCCTGCGAGACGAAGGGATCACAGTCCACCGCCGCGGAGAAGAGACTTTAGTCCTACCCCGGTGCTCCACAGACTTAGGCACAGTCCGAGTCCGGCCACCGTTAGACGACGAGAGTTTAGCCCAAGCCCCGGAAGTAGTCACAGACGGCGAACCGACAGCGGAATTATTTCTCCTAAACGTAGAAGACGAGATGAATCTGATCGACGTAGCCATCGACTTTATGACAAGGATAGGCGAGACAATCGGAAATCGAGAGCAACTAGGAGTCCTCCTGGAGGAGGCAG ATTACATTTGCCTCTGtctcgatcgcgatcgcgtagTCCAGGAAGATGGCGAAAACTATCTCGTTCGAGGTCGCGTTCGCGCCCTAGAAGAAGTCGCACTCCAAAAAGATCGCGCTCGCCTAGCAAGTCTCGCAAGCCCTCGAGGAAACTCAAATCAAAGAGCCCACGTCCTAGAATACCTTCTCCCTCTGTTCACAGATCCCGGGCTAGAAGCCCCTCGAGTATTACTGCCAGAAATCTTCGAGGACAAGCAAAGATCAGTGAGACTAGTTTATTTGCAGAACTCGTTAAAGATCGTAATATGAGGGAGCTGGCATTTAAAAAGTTGCAAgctgcaaaagaaaaagtcgGAAATCAAGATGAGGTGCAAATTATAGAGAGCATCGACGAAAAGGATGGTACTGGCAACACATCTgtcgaaaataaaacttttactgAAATTAAGGACAAATCTATAAATCATAAAGAGCAGCATGCAAAAAGTGGCGATAGCGTGGTCGACGTCACCGATATTCCTATCCCCATGAGCGACGACGGCACTGTAGCAGGCAAAACACCACCATTGCCGCCAACGGGTCAGTCAAGTGCTGCACCGCTATCTAATCCAATACCTGGGATGAATCCGCTATCTCATGGAATTACAGATACCTCGCCTAATGCATCATCTATGACATCCAACACCTGTCCGATCGTTGTTTCACACAGCCCGAATTTCCCGGCTCCCGCTCCTACAGTACAaccaccaccgccaccaccaccaccactgCCACAATCTGCCGAATCCATACCGACAATCTTAGCACAAGTATCCTCTTCTATACCTATGTCGGTGCCGCCAATGCCACCGATGCCGATTTTGCCCAACATGTCTGTTCCACCACCACCTATTCCACCAATTCCCGTTCCGACGCCTAATACGATCATGTCAAAATTTAATCCACCTAATAATCTTGTACAACTTAAATCTGTGGATCCTCCGAAACCTCCCATAGTGACGTTTACGACCAAAAGCCTTAAAAGATTACCATTGCCACCTGGTATTAACCAAAATGATTTGGAAAGCATCGATTCTCCGCCAAGCCGTTCTCCAAGTCCTCCCAGTAAAGCACAATTGAAATTTCCAGCATCAAAGCCATTGCAGAAAAAAGGTATTAAGGATCTGCCAATGCCACCag TCGTCCCAGGATCAGAAGATCTAAGCGGTGAGGATGATCCAAATGGAACGCCGCCGCGTCTGAGACTCGAAAGAATGGCACCAAAGCCGAAATTAAAAAGACCAAAAATACTGAAACGTAGAGGATCACGAAACTGTTATGCACCAATGTCGGCTTCCGGTGGTAAGGATTGGGGCGAACGATGCGTCGACGTGTTTGAATTTATTGCGCAAATTGGAGAAGGCACATACGGACAAGTGTATAAAGCACGAGATAAACGATCTGGAGTAATGGTCGCTTTGAAAAAAGTTCGACTTGAAAACGAGAAAGAGGGTTTTCCTATCACGGCAGtgagggaaataaaaattttgcgacAACTTAATCACAAGAACATTGTTAACCTCAGAGAAATCGTCACTGACAAGCAAGATGCTCTAGATTTCCGAAAG GATAAAGGTTCCTTTTATCTAGTTTTTGAATATATGGATCATGACTTGATGGGTTTGCTGGAATCCGGTATGGTGGATTTTAACGAGATGAATAACGCCAGTATCATGAAGCAGTTGTTGGATGGCTTAAATTATTGCCATAGCAAAAATTTCTTACACCGGGATATTAAATGCTCCAATATATTGATGAACAACAA ggGCGAAGTTAAACTGGCCGATTTTGGATTGGCACGACTTTATAATGCAGAGGATAGACAGAGACCGTACACTAATAAAGTAATTACTCTGTGGTATAGACCTCCCGAACTTTTGTTAGGAGAAGAGCGTTATGGGCCTGCAATTGACGTTTGGAGTTGCGGATGTATTTTGGGAGAATTGTTTTCTAAGAAACCTTTATTTCAG gcCAATATAGATATAATGCAATTAGAGATGATCTCTAGAGTCTGTGGGACACCCACTCCTGCTGTTTGGCCTTCTGTGATAAAATTACCACATTGGCATTCACTTAAGCCAAAGAAACAGCATAGAAGACGTCTAAGAGAGGATTTCGCGTTTATGCCAGGAGCAGCCTTAGATCTCCTGGATAAAATGTTAGAACTGGATCCCGAAAAGCGGATAACGGCAGCTGATGCACTTAAAAGTTCTTGGTTGAGAAACGTTCAACCTGAACA gATGCCAGCGCCACAACTTCCGACTTGGCAAGATTGTCATGAGCTTTGGAGTAAAAAACGAAAGCGCTTGTTACGGGAACAGCAAGAGACTGCTACAGCAAAGTTGCCTCCTCTCCTTCCCTTTCCGAATAAAGGAGTTCCTACCACCAAGGATGATCTATCAGATGTCGGAGG TTTCGTTCACAGTCGTTCAAACACGACGATGGCAATAATGCAGAACAATGGAAAGTAG